A single window of Deltaproteobacteria bacterium DNA harbors:
- a CDS encoding 3-hydroxy-3-methylglutaryl CoA synthase has protein sequence MGKIGIQLCGSYLPKYRIDRNLIAASWGRSSLGGERTVANNDEDAITLAVEAARNCLHGDSLEKIDGLFFATTSAPYKEKMNSAVMASALDLNRELVTADFGYSLRAGTGALKAALDSVRCGSARRALVTAADCRLGYPRSDQEQSFGDGAAAVLIGDQDLLATLEGEYSICNEMHDVWRNPEDTFVRTWESRFILGEGYTNTMSEVVRGILKKYGLEPKDITRAVFPAPDPRTLQGLAKKLGFDMKTQVQDPLISSIGYCGAAQALLMLVAALEEAEPGDLLLLANYADGADALLFRATGEIGQRSSQRKLQTLLEQKLMLSSYARFLSYKGLIETLPGEPFRLFPSATATWREAGSILRGHGSRCQACGKTTFPIQRICYHCQSKDQFVEVPISNYQGEVFTFSLDNLAGRSDDPVVIQTIADLGEEKVRFYGMMTDCNPSVVQIGMPVELTFRRIYDGMGIHNYFWKLRPVNKEDVTNG, from the coding sequence ATGGGTAAGATCGGAATCCAATTATGCGGCAGTTATTTGCCCAAGTATAGAATAGATCGAAATCTTATCGCAGCCAGTTGGGGCCGCTCCTCCCTGGGTGGGGAACGAACCGTGGCCAATAATGACGAAGATGCCATTACCCTGGCGGTCGAGGCGGCCCGCAATTGCCTGCATGGCGACAGCCTGGAAAAAATTGACGGACTATTTTTTGCTACCACCAGCGCTCCCTATAAAGAAAAGATGAATTCGGCGGTTATGGCCTCGGCCCTGGATCTGAACCGGGAACTGGTGACGGCCGATTTCGGTTATTCCTTACGAGCAGGCACCGGGGCCTTGAAAGCAGCCTTGGATTCAGTCCGGTGCGGTTCGGCCCGAAGAGCTTTGGTCACTGCTGCCGACTGTCGACTGGGCTACCCCAGGTCGGACCAGGAGCAGAGTTTCGGGGACGGGGCGGCGGCTGTCTTAATCGGAGACCAAGATCTTCTGGCAACCCTTGAGGGGGAATACTCGATCTGTAATGAAATGCATGATGTCTGGAGAAATCCGGAAGATACCTTTGTCCGCACCTGGGAAAGCCGCTTTATCCTGGGTGAGGGTTATACCAATACCATGAGCGAAGTCGTCCGGGGGATTTTAAAAAAATATGGGCTGGAACCGAAGGACATCACCAGGGCCGTTTTCCCGGCCCCGGACCCAAGGACCCTTCAGGGGTTGGCCAAAAAATTGGGGTTTGATATGAAAACCCAGGTCCAGGACCCTTTGATTTCCTCCATAGGCTATTGTGGGGCGGCCCAAGCCTTACTGATGCTGGTGGCTGCTTTGGAAGAAGCCGAACCGGGAGATTTACTGCTGCTGGCCAATTATGCCGATGGCGCCGACGCCCTGCTTTTCAGGGCGACCGGGGAAATCGGCCAAAGGAGCAGCCAACGGAAATTGCAAACACTCCTGGAGCAAAAGTTAATGCTCTCTTCCTATGCCCGTTTCTTAAGTTATAAGGGACTGATCGAGACCCTTCCCGGGGAACCCTTTCGCCTGTTTCCATCGGCCACGGCAACCTGGCGGGAAGCCGGCAGCATCCTCAGGGGACATGGCAGCCGCTGCCAGGCCTGCGGCAAGACGACTTTTCCGATTCAACGGATTTGCTACCATTGCCAATCAAAGGATCAATTCGTAGAAGTACCCATTTCCAATTATCAGGGGGAAGTTTTTACCTTTTCATTAGATAACCTGGCCGGCCGGAGCGACGACCCGGTGGTGATCCAGACCATTGCCGATCTGGGGGAAGAGAAAGTCCGCTTTTACGGCATGATGACCGACTGTAATCCGTCGGTAGTCCAGATAGGGATGCCGGTGGAACTGACCTTTCGAAGGATTTATGACGGCATGGGCATACATAACTATTTTTGGAAATTGCGGCCGGTGAACAAGGAGGACGTGACCAATGGGTAG
- a CDS encoding acyl-CoA dehydrogenase family protein, producing the protein MYYPLSDEVQALRAMARKFARAEILPRVAEDEKNHSFQKDIITKMGELGFFGCPLPEEYGGSNLGFLAHAVVTEEIARVSGSIRAAFNMQTMGTAREIFQFGTEFQKEKYISRLVKAEILGCIGITEPNAGSDVGGIKTKAVKKGNTYILTGSKNWITYAQVADVGIIYAYTDPSRKYKGLSALIVEMKSKGVSTGPTAEKMGWMACPTGEIFFDEVEVPAENLLGGLEGKGFECVMAGLDNTRLTAAAGAVGVSQGLIDEAVKYAREREQFGNAIGKFQMVQEELARMIVETEAARLMTYSCAQEKDGGNTHNTLETSMAKYFACDVASRVADGALRILGAYGYSSEYAVERLFRDAKLYQILEGSANIQKMIIATDALGYRKANH; encoded by the coding sequence ATGTACTATCCACTAAGTGACGAAGTTCAGGCCCTCCGTGCAATGGCACGGAAATTTGCCAGGGCGGAAATTCTGCCCCGGGTGGCTGAAGATGAAAAGAATCATTCCTTCCAAAAGGACATCATTACTAAAATGGGGGAATTGGGTTTTTTTGGATGCCCTTTGCCGGAAGAATACGGCGGATCTAATTTGGGTTTTTTGGCCCATGCGGTCGTAACCGAAGAGATCGCCAGGGTCAGCGGGTCCATACGGGCCGCCTTTAATATGCAGACCATGGGCACGGCCCGGGAAATCTTCCAATTCGGAACAGAGTTCCAAAAGGAAAAATATATATCCAGGCTGGTCAAGGCCGAAATCCTGGGGTGTATCGGTATCACCGAACCCAACGCCGGCTCGGACGTGGGCGGGATAAAGACCAAAGCTGTCAAAAAAGGCAATACCTATATTTTAACGGGTTCCAAAAACTGGATCACCTACGCCCAGGTGGCCGATGTGGGGATTATCTATGCCTATACCGATCCATCCAGGAAATATAAGGGACTCTCCGCTCTGATCGTGGAAATGAAATCCAAGGGGGTCAGCACTGGTCCCACGGCGGAAAAAATGGGTTGGATGGCCTGCCCCACCGGGGAGATCTTTTTTGATGAAGTCGAGGTTCCGGCCGAAAACCTGTTGGGCGGACTGGAAGGAAAAGGCTTTGAGTGCGTCATGGCCGGGCTGGACAATACCCGGCTGACGGCTGCCGCCGGGGCCGTCGGGGTGAGCCAGGGCCTGATTGATGAGGCGGTAAAATATGCCCGGGAAAGAGAACAATTCGGCAACGCTATAGGAAAATTCCAGATGGTTCAGGAAGAGCTGGCCCGGATGATCGTGGAAACGGAAGCGGCCCGGTTGATGACCTACAGTTGCGCCCAGGAAAAGGATGGGGGAAATACTCATAATACCTTAGAGACAAGCATGGCCAAATACTTCGCCTGCGACGTGGCCTCCAGGGTGGCTGACGGCGCTCTCCGGATCTTGGGAGCCTATGGCTATTCCAGCGAATATGCCGTGGAAAGGCTCTTCCGAGATGCCAAACTCTACCAGATCTTAGAGGGATCGGCCAATATTCAGAAGATGATCATCGCCACCGATGCCCTGGGATACCGGAAGGCCAACCATTAA
- a CDS encoding AMP-binding protein: MNVGSFLDFSAARFPDKTALVFKDTRLTYRQLRKRVLRLSSALGRLGLEKGDRVATVMWNCREMLEIYLAAVTVGALFTPLNFRASPKELAFLLADSEPSVLFVDEKCREAVLAAITDPRLFERLYGTSPSSPDLKLYENLIESSSLMDHAVSVSGNDPCQLLYTSGTTGRPKGVLLSHDNVCWNSVNIGAARQDRESDVVYVVGPLFHSAALNSICTARLSRGTTIILHERFDLQYLMEDIEREKITFISAPPTVFMMLMENCRPGDYDTSSVTSITSGGDALGVTAQQALREYFPNFKGIHNIYGLTEGGPNLTCLPAEQSMAKCGSIGLPLPFLKLKLFDDQDNEVPKGQIGEIVVQGPNVMKGYYHQPEATAEVLRNGWLHTGDCAWEDEEGFLFLSHRKKDIIVSGAENISSREVEEVLAKHPDIFRAACFAAPDAKWGERVVAAIIPRGKREPTLDEIREHCRKDLAGYKLPKEIMVVEEFPETGLGKVKKFELKKMYLAGRK, encoded by the coding sequence GTGAATGTAGGCAGTTTTCTTGATTTTTCAGCGGCACGCTTTCCGGATAAAACGGCACTGGTATTTAAAGATACCCGCTTAACCTACCGACAATTGCGTAAACGGGTACTCAGATTGTCTTCGGCCTTAGGCCGTCTCGGCCTTGAAAAAGGGGACCGTGTTGCCACGGTCATGTGGAATTGCAGGGAGATGCTGGAAATCTATCTGGCGGCCGTCACTGTCGGAGCCCTGTTCACCCCCCTAAATTTTCGTGCCAGCCCCAAAGAGCTGGCTTTCCTGTTGGCTGATTCGGAGCCGTCGGTTTTGTTTGTGGATGAAAAATGCCGGGAGGCAGTACTTGCTGCCATTACAGATCCCCGCTTGTTTGAGCGATTATATGGCACCTCACCTTCCTCACCGGATTTGAAACTGTATGAGAATTTGATTGAATCTTCTTCCCTGATGGACCACGCGGTTTCAGTCAGCGGTAATGATCCCTGCCAATTGCTCTATACTTCGGGCACCACGGGGCGTCCCAAGGGGGTTCTTTTATCCCATGATAATGTCTGCTGGAATTCCGTCAATATCGGCGCCGCCAGGCAAGACAGGGAATCGGATGTCGTCTATGTGGTCGGTCCCCTGTTTCACAGCGCCGCCCTGAACAGCATCTGCACCGCCCGCTTGAGCCGGGGTACCACCATCATCCTCCATGAAAGATTCGACCTGCAATACCTGATGGAAGATATTGAACGGGAAAAGATCACCTTCATATCGGCCCCCCCGACGGTGTTTATGATGTTGATGGAAAATTGCCGTCCTGGCGATTATGACACCTCGTCGGTCACCTCAATTACTTCAGGCGGTGACGCCCTGGGTGTGACGGCCCAACAGGCCCTTCGGGAATATTTCCCCAACTTTAAAGGAATCCATAATATTTACGGACTGACGGAGGGGGGGCCGAATTTAACCTGCCTCCCGGCCGAACAATCGATGGCCAAGTGCGGCAGCATCGGACTGCCTCTTCCCTTCCTTAAATTGAAACTCTTTGATGATCAGGATAACGAAGTCCCCAAAGGACAGATCGGAGAAATCGTTGTCCAGGGACCCAATGTCATGAAGGGGTATTATCACCAGCCGGAAGCTACGGCCGAAGTCTTGAGAAATGGCTGGTTACACACCGGCGATTGTGCCTGGGAGGATGAGGAAGGCTTTCTCTTTTTGTCCCACCGTAAGAAGGACATCATTGTCAGCGGAGCGGAAAATATCTCCAGCCGGGAGGTGGAAGAGGTCCTGGCCAAACATCCCGATATTTTCCGGGCCGCTTGTTTCGCCGCCCCCGATGCCAAGTGGGGTGAGCGGGTGGTGGCTGCCATCATACCCCGGGGGAAGCGGGAACCGACTCTTGACGAAATAAGAGAGCACTGCCGAAAAGACCTGGCCGGTTATAAACTTCCCAAAGAAATAATGGTTGTTGAAGAATTTCCGGAAACCGGTCTGGGTAAGGTCAAAAAGTTCGAGCTTAAGAAGATGTATCTGGCAGGTCGAAAGTGA
- a CDS encoding acyl-CoA carboxylase subunit beta, with the protein MVTVENNIDDKQGLLPPRERIQKLLDPGSFFELDRLATHHYREFGMDKREIPADGVITGFGRINGRKVAVYAQDFLALGGTYGEMHGKKICALMDTAAEAGAPVIGICHSGGLRLHETLGPMEMFGQLFKRNSLYSGLIPQISVILGVVAGGQAYSPGLTDFILMTKGSAIYIAGPAFVKAQTGREISDEELGGAVMHSRVSGVVDVLGDTEEEVLQQTRNLLDFLPLNCQDPTPYFPNDDDPERCEDVLNRIVPEASHRPFDMKKVIGPIFDQQTFMEMKPDFARNMITGFSRLAGQSVGIVANQPNHLGGVIDIKAAEKAARFVRFCDAFNIPIITFQDSPAYLIGKEMEQGGMIYKGAKLLHAYAEATVPKITIIVRKAYAGAYIAMGSQYIGADFVYAWPGAEISSVAPKTAASILFRKELAEAGANEQRVEALYRDYYDRYVNPLRAASLRHINDIIEPKTTRPILIKSLNWLSGKKQPRLPKKHGNIPL; encoded by the coding sequence GTGGTTACAGTTGAAAATAACATAGATGATAAACAAGGCTTGCTCCCGCCCCGGGAAAGGATCCAAAAACTATTGGATCCCGGAAGCTTCTTCGAACTGGACAGGTTGGCCACCCACCATTACCGGGAATTCGGAATGGATAAAAGAGAGATTCCGGCCGATGGCGTGATTACGGGCTTCGGACGGATCAACGGAAGGAAAGTCGCGGTTTATGCGCAGGATTTTTTGGCCCTGGGCGGCACCTATGGGGAGATGCATGGAAAGAAAATCTGCGCCCTCATGGATACGGCGGCCGAAGCCGGGGCGCCGGTCATCGGCATCTGTCACTCCGGTGGACTCCGACTTCATGAAACATTAGGTCCCATGGAGATGTTCGGCCAGCTTTTTAAAAGAAACAGCCTCTATTCCGGTCTGATCCCTCAGATTTCTGTTATTCTGGGGGTGGTGGCCGGAGGTCAGGCCTATTCCCCGGGTCTTACGGACTTTATCCTTATGACCAAAGGTAGCGCCATTTATATTGCCGGGCCGGCTTTTGTCAAGGCTCAGACCGGCAGGGAGATCAGCGATGAAGAGCTGGGGGGGGCGGTGATGCACTCCAGGGTGAGTGGTGTGGTGGATGTTTTGGGAGATACCGAAGAAGAAGTCCTGCAGCAAACCAGAAACCTTTTGGATTTTCTGCCCCTGAATTGCCAGGACCCCACGCCGTACTTCCCGAATGATGACGACCCGGAGCGGTGTGAGGATGTCTTGAACCGGATCGTCCCGGAAGCATCCCATCGGCCCTTTGATATGAAGAAGGTTATAGGCCCGATCTTCGACCAACAGACCTTCATGGAAATGAAGCCCGATTTTGCCCGGAACATGATCACCGGTTTTTCCCGGCTGGCCGGACAGAGCGTCGGCATCGTGGCCAATCAACCGAACCATCTGGGAGGGGTGATTGATATTAAGGCGGCTGAAAAGGCGGCCCGTTTCGTTCGATTCTGCGATGCCTTCAATATTCCGATCATCACCTTTCAGGATTCTCCGGCTTATCTGATCGGCAAGGAAATGGAACAGGGGGGCATGATTTATAAAGGGGCCAAATTGCTTCACGCCTATGCCGAGGCCACGGTTCCCAAAATAACCATCATCGTCCGGAAAGCCTATGCCGGGGCCTATATCGCCATGGGCAGCCAGTATATCGGGGCGGATTTCGTCTATGCCTGGCCGGGGGCGGAGATCTCCAGCGTGGCCCCCAAAACGGCGGCCAGCATATTGTTCCGAAAGGAACTGGCCGAGGCCGGGGCGAATGAACAAAGAGTTGAGGCCCTTTACCGGGATTATTATGACCGCTATGTCAATCCCTTGCGGGCGGCGTCTTTGCGGCACATTAATGATATTATCGAGCCGAAAACAACCCGGCCGATCTTGATCAAATCCCTTAATTGGCTTTCAGGGAAAAAACAACCCAGGCTTCCCAAAAAACATGGTAATATTCCATTGTAA
- a CDS encoding enoyl-CoA hydratase/isomerase family protein, with protein sequence MNENPILLDVNQGVARITLNLPEVRNALSLEVRMTMAEMFMKLGEDEAVKAIILTGSGKAFSSGGDIRTMEGVNPVAGRLRLKKGHILIKTMLGLEKPIIGAINGVAAGAGVSVALACDFIIASEEARFAVSFSKIGLVPDLGLFYLLPLRIGVPRAKELMFFGDVIDPHQAESLGMVNRVVPAEKLEEEARAMAQRLVQGPGQSYAMIKSALNHWPADLDTFLEMESTMQAVAFNSRDFDEGRRAFLEKRSPVFCGK encoded by the coding sequence ATGAATGAAAATCCAATCTTACTCGATGTGAATCAAGGCGTAGCCAGGATCACCTTGAACCTTCCGGAGGTCCGGAACGCCTTGAGTCTAGAGGTTCGGATGACCATGGCCGAAATGTTTATGAAACTGGGTGAGGATGAGGCGGTGAAGGCTATCATTCTTACCGGGTCCGGAAAGGCCTTTTCCTCCGGCGGGGATATTCGGACCATGGAAGGGGTCAATCCGGTGGCCGGCCGTCTGCGGCTGAAAAAAGGCCATATCCTGATAAAGACCATGTTGGGACTGGAGAAGCCGATCATCGGGGCTATTAATGGGGTGGCGGCCGGGGCCGGGGTCAGCGTCGCCCTGGCCTGTGATTTTATAATAGCCTCGGAAGAGGCCCGTTTTGCTGTGAGTTTCAGCAAGATAGGACTGGTGCCTGATCTGGGCCTTTTTTACCTCCTGCCTTTAAGGATCGGGGTTCCCAGGGCCAAGGAACTGATGTTTTTCGGAGACGTTATAGATCCTCACCAGGCCGAAAGCCTGGGAATGGTCAACCGGGTGGTGCCGGCGGAAAAACTGGAAGAAGAGGCCCGGGCCATGGCCCAACGTTTGGTGCAGGGCCCAGGTCAATCCTATGCCATGATCAAGTCCGCCCTGAACCACTGGCCGGCCGATCTGGATACCTTTTTGGAGATGGAATCGACCATGCAGGCCGTAGCTTTCAACAGCCGGGATTTCGATGAAGGGCGAAGGGCCTTTTTAGAGAAGAGGAGCCCGGTTTTTTGCGGTAAATAA
- a CDS encoding GntR family transcriptional regulator, with amino-acid sequence MPPLNKKRAFSPQFSLPLVEQITEFLTHAIVDGQFEMGGRLVENELQRQFGVSRSPIRESFRILEKKGLVTSIPRKGTYVRKIVQKDIEENFPVRANLESLAARLALPHLTPEDIEKMETAFTRMGEAAQNNNFKSYLKYHSEYHDVFIRASRNDTLIEILDNLRNQAIWFRYSYLYVQESFEYAIQVHRKILDCFIKKDADRLEALVKEHILIALERFIQFLNSQK; translated from the coding sequence GTGCCCCCTTTAAATAAAAAAAGAGCATTCAGCCCCCAATTTTCCCTCCCTCTGGTGGAACAGATCACGGAATTTTTGACCCATGCCATTGTGGATGGTCAATTCGAAATGGGGGGGCGGCTGGTTGAAAATGAGCTTCAACGGCAATTCGGGGTCAGCCGCTCGCCGATCCGGGAATCTTTCCGCATCCTGGAAAAAAAGGGTCTGGTCACCAGCATTCCCAGGAAGGGGACGTACGTCCGGAAGATTGTCCAGAAGGACATCGAGGAGAACTTTCCGGTCAGGGCCAATCTGGAAAGCCTGGCCGCCCGCTTAGCCCTTCCCCATCTCACCCCAGAGGATATTGAAAAAATGGAAACCGCCTTTACCAGGATGGGAGAGGCAGCCCAAAATAATAATTTTAAATCCTATCTCAAGTATCACAGCGAGTACCATGATGTCTTTATAAGGGCCAGTCGAAACGATACCCTGATAGAGATCCTGGACAACCTGAGAAATCAGGCCATCTGGTTCAGGTATTCCTATCTTTATGTTCAGGAATCATTTGAATATGCCATCCAGGTTCATCGAAAGATTTTAGACTGCTTTATAAAAAAGGATGCCGACCGCCTGGAGGCCCTGGTTAAGGAGCATATCCTGATCGCCCTGGAGCGGTTTATTCAGTTTTTAAACTCTCAGAAATAA
- a CDS encoding acyl-CoA dehydrogenase family protein has protein sequence MDFEISEENRMFREAIREFAEREIVPLVDEAEATHTFPIQLFKKMGEQAFLCPRYPLEMGGGGGDKITECIMVEELCRIDVGIAGSLMVQSGLATAPIFRFGSEEQKERFLLPAIRGEKIGAFGLTEPDVGSDAAAIKTKAVKDGNDYIINGTKMFITNGPICDYVIVAAYTDPTRRGEGINLFIVEKGTPGFLVSRKLDKVGNCSAETGELVFEDCRVSAKNMIGEKEGGGFAQLADTLISGRITYGARCTGTGQAAYELTAKYAKERIQFGKPIGKYQINRFRIAEMAMYLDIMRSYTYRVAWMYDQGKKVRKESSMVKLFTAEILQKILADAMQIHGGYGYMMEYPIQRFWRDGRLFTVTEGTSEIQHLVIANELGL, from the coding sequence ATGGATTTTGAAATAAGCGAAGAGAATCGGATGTTCCGGGAGGCCATCCGGGAATTTGCCGAAAGAGAGATCGTCCCTTTGGTAGATGAAGCCGAGGCGACACACACTTTTCCCATACAACTCTTTAAGAAAATGGGCGAACAGGCTTTTTTATGCCCCCGGTATCCCCTGGAGATGGGAGGGGGCGGCGGAGATAAGATCACCGAATGCATCATGGTGGAAGAGCTCTGCCGCATCGATGTGGGTATTGCCGGCAGCCTGATGGTCCAGAGTGGCTTGGCAACGGCCCCGATTTTCCGTTTCGGGTCCGAGGAACAAAAAGAGCGCTTTCTTTTGCCGGCCATTCGGGGGGAAAAGATCGGGGCTTTCGGGCTGACCGAACCGGATGTGGGCTCAGACGCTGCGGCCATAAAAACCAAAGCGGTCAAGGATGGCAATGACTATATCATCAACGGGACCAAGATGTTTATCACCAACGGGCCTATCTGTGATTACGTGATCGTGGCCGCCTATACCGATCCTACCCGGAGGGGGGAAGGGATCAACCTGTTTATCGTCGAAAAAGGCACCCCGGGATTTCTGGTTTCCCGCAAGCTGGACAAAGTGGGCAACTGCTCTGCCGAGACCGGAGAACTGGTCTTTGAGGATTGCCGGGTGTCGGCCAAAAACATGATCGGAGAAAAAGAAGGGGGCGGCTTTGCCCAGTTGGCCGATACCCTGATCTCGGGCCGCATCACTTACGGGGCCCGCTGTACCGGCACCGGGCAGGCCGCTTACGAATTAACGGCCAAATATGCCAAAGAGCGCATCCAATTCGGAAAACCGATCGGAAAATACCAGATCAACCGTTTCCGCATTGCCGAAATGGCCATGTATCTGGATATCATGCGCAGCTATACCTATCGGGTGGCCTGGATGTACGACCAGGGGAAGAAGGTCCGCAAAGAGTCCTCCATGGTTAAATTGTTCACCGCTGAAATTCTCCAGAAGATCCTGGCCGATGCTATGCAGATCCATGGGGGCTACGGCTATATGATGGAGTACCCCATTCAGCGTTTCTGGCGGGACGGACGGCTCTTTACCGTCACGGAAGGCACTTCCGAGATTCAGCATCTGGTTATTGCCAATGAGTTGGGGTTGTAA
- a CDS encoding ABC transporter substrate-binding protein, whose amino-acid sequence MKGILKGAVVVFWCSALFFIFHSKAVSQEINIGFTDPLTGPAAYIGIDAMHGAMIAAKEINDAGGVLVAGKKYKVTIRTYDDEGVGAKAVAGMQRLKDKYEVPVIIQNISGSIMAMLEKNEKMGVLLIGFFRHPQATKVGNKLVLRHQQSIEEDAMSLVKETMNLLKVKTYAMISDVSDYGKSSAKAYQGAFDKLGIKIVANEWLDQRTQTDFRGQLTKIKGANPDVIMLSAYDEAAAGVIKQAHELGIKTPFAVSTGFQAMGEKLTGPDIIEGYLKPLSYYAQLPPPPGVTRYKSQLYPAMGYKEPISMYGMACYSMVHIITQAMQKAGTTTDAVKIRQAAPTIFPINENHNLYGMKSFKEDGDGVLILKIGRYQKGKLIPIN is encoded by the coding sequence ATGAAGGGAATCCTGAAAGGTGCGGTAGTTGTTTTCTGGTGTTCGGCATTATTTTTTATCTTTCATAGTAAGGCTGTGAGTCAGGAGATCAATATCGGCTTTACCGACCCCTTGACCGGACCGGCGGCTTATATCGGGATCGACGCCATGCACGGGGCCATGATTGCCGCCAAGGAGATCAATGACGCCGGCGGGGTATTAGTGGCCGGGAAGAAGTATAAGGTAACGATCCGGACCTATGATGATGAAGGGGTCGGGGCCAAGGCCGTAGCCGGGATGCAACGATTGAAGGACAAATATGAGGTCCCGGTGATTATTCAAAACATCAGCGGTTCTATCATGGCCATGCTGGAAAAAAACGAGAAGATGGGCGTTTTGCTGATCGGTTTTTTCAGACATCCCCAGGCCACCAAGGTGGGTAACAAGTTGGTCCTGCGCCATCAACAATCCATCGAGGAAGATGCCATGAGCCTGGTCAAAGAGACCATGAACTTATTGAAAGTCAAGACCTATGCCATGATTTCCGATGTAAGCGATTACGGCAAATCCTCGGCCAAGGCCTATCAGGGGGCCTTTGATAAATTGGGGATCAAGATAGTGGCTAATGAGTGGCTGGATCAACGCACCCAGACCGATTTTCGGGGGCAACTGACCAAGATCAAGGGCGCTAACCCCGATGTGATCATGCTTTCGGCCTATGATGAAGCAGCGGCCGGGGTCATCAAACAGGCCCATGAGCTGGGGATCAAGACCCCCTTTGCCGTTTCCACAGGCTTCCAGGCCATGGGCGAGAAACTGACGGGACCGGATATAATTGAAGGCTATTTAAAACCCCTTTCCTATTATGCCCAACTTCCTCCGCCACCGGGTGTGACCCGTTATAAGAGCCAATTGTATCCGGCCATGGGATACAAGGAACCGATCAGCATGTACGGTATGGCTTGCTACTCCATGGTCCATATTATCACCCAGGCCATGCAAAAGGCCGGTACGACTACCGACGCGGTTAAAATACGTCAAGCCGCTCCCACGATTTTTCCGATTAATGAGAACCACAATCTCTATGGAATGAAATCTTTTAAGGAAGACGGCGATGGGGTCCTGATCCTTAAAATAGGCCGGTACCAAAAAGGGAAACTGATCCCGATCAATTAG
- a CDS encoding acetyl-CoA acetyltransferase, translating into MGSIKDKVAIIGMGCSKFGERWDMGAVDLAIEAVYEAYGDAGIEAKDLEACWLSTLMAPVIGVSGSLAADGLKLGNIPVIRNENWCTSGHIALLEACMAVASGAYDLVMALGVEKLKDTGFPGLGTGRGMHPVYEARRTSPGSFGLIAERYFKTYGIPMEEGKITMAKIEVKNHDNGSLCPKAHFRNQITVDTVLKAPIIAWPLGLFDCCGNSDGAACAIITTPEKARSFRADPIYLKGFGISTDAMIPHFRPDFSWTSFNALVNSSRKAYEMAGIKNPREELSLAEVHDCFSITELLIYEDFGFSPRGRAKEDVDSGFFTRQGGLPVNVDGGLKCFGHPVGASGLRMTYEVYKQLQGKADLPERQIKNPRLGLAHTFGGPPQISAVAILGNERG; encoded by the coding sequence ATGGGTAGCATAAAAGATAAAGTGGCCATTATCGGTATGGGCTGCTCCAAGTTCGGGGAGCGGTGGGATATGGGGGCTGTGGATTTGGCCATCGAGGCGGTGTACGAGGCTTACGGCGATGCCGGCATAGAGGCCAAGGACCTGGAGGCCTGTTGGCTTTCCACCTTGATGGCCCCGGTCATCGGTGTTTCCGGTTCCCTGGCCGCCGATGGATTGAAGCTGGGGAACATCCCGGTTATCCGCAATGAAAACTGGTGTACCTCCGGACACATCGCCCTTCTGGAGGCCTGTATGGCCGTGGCCAGCGGGGCCTATGATCTGGTCATGGCCTTGGGCGTGGAGAAACTGAAAGATACGGGATTTCCCGGACTGGGTACGGGGAGGGGGATGCATCCGGTTTATGAGGCCCGCCGGACTTCTCCCGGTTCTTTTGGGTTGATTGCCGAGCGCTATTTCAAGACCTATGGAATACCCATGGAAGAGGGCAAGATAACCATGGCCAAGATCGAAGTCAAAAATCACGATAACGGCAGTCTCTGCCCCAAGGCCCATTTCAGAAACCAGATCACCGTGGATACAGTGCTTAAGGCCCCCATCATCGCCTGGCCATTAGGACTTTTTGATTGTTGCGGAAACAGCGACGGAGCGGCCTGTGCCATCATTACCACCCCTGAAAAGGCCAGGTCCTTCCGGGCCGATCCGATTTACCTCAAAGGCTTCGGTATCTCGACCGATGCCATGATTCCTCATTTCAGGCCCGATTTCAGTTGGACCAGTTTTAATGCCCTGGTCAACTCATCCCGGAAGGCCTATGAAATGGCCGGGATCAAAAATCCCCGGGAAGAACTCAGTCTGGCCGAGGTCCACGACTGCTTTTCCATTACCGAGTTGCTGATCTATGAAGATTTCGGCTTCAGTCCCAGGGGCAGGGCCAAAGAGGACGTGGACTCCGGGTTTTTTACCCGCCAGGGGGGATTGCCGGTTAATGTCGACGGCGGGTTGAAGTGTTTCGGACATCCGGTCGGGGCCAGCGGATTGCGCATGACCTATGAGGTCTATAAACAATTACAGGGCAAGGCGGATCTGCCTGAACGGCAGATCAAGAACCCCAGGCTGGGTCTGGCCCATACCTTCGGCGGACCGCCCCAGATTAGCGCCGTGGCCATTTTGGGGAATGAAAGAGGATGA